CGTGCCGCCGCAGCCCAGCTCGACGTCGTCGGGGTGCGCCCCGACGGCCAGGATCTCGACCGTTTCCCGCTCGTTCACAGCACGATCTCCTGCAGGCCCGCCACGTCCCAGCGGAGCTGCTCCCTCAGGGGCCCGACGAGGCCCGCGCGTCCGTACCTCAGGAGCCACGGGAGCGGGCCGTAGACGCGTTCGGCGGGACGGCCGCCCGGGGCGAGCGCGGAGGCGAGGCGGCGAAGCTGCCGGGCCTCGGTCTCGTTCGCGCGGCCCGCCGCCGCGCGGGTCCGCTCGAGGAGCTTGTCGAGGCTGAAGCGGAGGTTCTCGCGCGTCGTCTCGAGCGGCTTGCCCAGCCCGGGTTCCACGGCCGCGAGGCGCGGAGCCAGGTCCGCGAGGGCTGCGAGCGCGGCGTCACGGACTCCCGCGAGGTCCGCGAGGAGGGCTCCCTCGCGGGCGGCGCCCCGCGCCGCGAGGAGGGCGTCGGTCCCGGCGAAGAGGTCCCCGAGCCCGAGGCCGAGCTTCTCGAGGGATCGACGCTCGGAGGCGGTCACGAGCGCGGCCATCGGCCGCGCCACGAGCACCGGCGGGACGATCCCGGCCCATTCGAAGAGGGGAAGCATCTGCGCCCAGTACGCGAGCTCGGCCGGGCCGAGGACCGTGGCCGCCACGGGATAGAGCGTCGAGGCCGCCAGCGGCCTCGTGAGCGCCGAGAACGACGGGAGCCACTCTCCCGACTCGAATCGCGCGACGACGTCCTCCGCGTCGAACCGCTCTCCGTCGCGCCCCTTGAGCTCCAGCCGGCCGTCCCTCTCGCGCAGGAGGAGGCGCTCGCCGTCGACGAGGGCGAAGAGCGGGAGGGACTCCGACTCCGAGACGACCTGCGGCGCGTGACCAGCCGCCGCGAGCTGGGCGGCGCGCCCGGCGAGGAGCCGGCGCACTTCGGCTCTTTCACGGACGAGGCGGACGGCGAGCGGCACGAGGATGGGCTTCTCTTCCGGCCGCGCTGCGTCGGCGAAGAGGAGCGAGGGCTCGTCGAGGAGCCAGGAGAGGGAGGCGACGAAGGCTTCGCGGTAGGACGCCCCCTCGTGCGCTGCCCGCAGCGCAGCGAGGCTCTCCTCGTCGGCAAGGGCGCCCGTTCCGGAGCGCGCCCGCTCGAGGAGGGCCGCGACGTCGACCTCGATCGGGAGCGCCCCGACCGGCCGCCTGTTCCTCGAGAGGGGCTCCGGATCGGGCCCCTCTTCCTGGGCGCCGTCGGGTCCCGGAAGTGGGACCCGCGTCACCTCGACGAGGTCGTGGTCCTCCGTGGCGCACCAGAAGACGGGCGAGAGGTCCGTTCCCAGCGGCGTCAGGGCTTCGGCGATCTTCACCGCCGCGAGGGCCTTGACCGTCGTCAGGAGCGGCCCCGTCAGGAGGCCGGCCTGCTGACCCGTGAAGACCCCGGCACGGCGGCCGGCGGCGAGCTCCGCGAGGGCCGGGTCGGCGCCGCCGCGGGGAGAGAACGCTTCGAGGACGGCCGCGGCGCGCGCCGCGATCGCGGGCGCCGTGGCCCTCTCGCCGAGGAACCGCGTCACGTCGGGCTCGCCGGTGGCGTGGCCGAGCGCGAGGCGCGGGATTCCAGGGAGACGCTCGAGCGCGACCGTCACCGCGCAGCTCCGGACACGGCGAGGAGGATGAGCCGGGGCGACCGGCGCGCGTCGAAGGGAGAGCCGTCGAAGTCGCCGAAGGCGGCCGTGACGCGCAGCCCCGCCTCCCCGTGGAGCGCCTCGAGCTCGTCGCGCATGTAGACGCGCACCCTCTCGCGGAACGTGCGCGCCTGCGGGCCGGTTCCCATCGTGATCTCCTTCTCGATCCTCCGCGTCGCCGCGTCGTACCGGCGCCGGATGGAGACGCGCTCCCCCGCGACCGTCTTCTCCTCGCGCGAGACGAGTGTCGAGAGGACGCGCGAGGCGTTGAAGACGTCGGAGAGGAACGCGCCGCCGGGCGCGAGGACCCGGCCGATCTCGCCGACGACGCGGAGGTCGTCGGCCGCGTCGTCGAAGTAGCCGAACGAGGTGAAGAAGTTGACGACCGCCCCGAAGGAGCGGCGCACGAACGGGAGCCGCAGCATGTTGGCGCGGACGAATCCGGGGGCGGGATCGGCCCGGCGGGCCTTCGCTCTCGCCAGGAGCGTCGCCGAGAGGTCGACGCCGGTCACCAGCGTCCCGTGCCGGGAGAGGACCACGGCGTGCCGGCCCGTACCGCAGGCGAGGTCGAGGATCCCGCCGCGCCCCTTCGCCGCGTAGGGGCCGAGGAGGCCGTATACGAACTGGGCCTGCCGCTCGGCCTCGAGGTCGTCGCGGTCCGGGTAGAGGGCGAGGTATTCCTCTCCGAACCAGCTCGCGTACCAGGGGTCTCGGTCCGTCTCGGTGCTCAAGCCAGAGGATGATACGAGGTCGGCCCCGGGCCGGCCCCCGCGCGGCTCAGAAGCCCCAGAGCGCCAGCTCGTCGATGATCGTCGCGAGGCTCGGGTGCTTCACGAGCTCCTCGTGGAGCCAGCCGTGGCGTTCCTTGACGGACGCCATCTCCTCGCGCGCGCGGGCGGCGTCGCCGCCCGCCGCGGCGTCGCGGAGGCGCTCGACGGCGGCCTGCTCCTCGACGTCGAGGCGGCCGTCCAGATCGCGGCGGACCGCGTCGAACGCCTCGTGGACCCGCGCGCCGTCCCTCGCGTCTTCCCGATCGTCCGCCATGGCCTCAGCCTCCCTGCACGACGGCGATCTTCGCCTCGGCGAAGGCGACGTCGGCGTTGACGGCGTCGAGCTCTTCCTGCCCGACCACGCCGAGCCGCCGGACCTCCCCTTCGCTCTGCGCCTCGCGCGCCGCGGTGGCGTCGATGCCGTCCTTCTCGGCGGCGAGATCCGCAAGGACGCGGACGGCGTCCCCCGCCACCTCGACGAACCCGCCGCGGACGGCGACGGCCGTCTTCTTCCCGCCGTCGGTCCAGGTGACGCGCCCCACGCCGAGAAGCGCGACGAGCGGCGTGTGACCCGGGAGGATCCCGAGCTCGCCGAGCTCGCCCGGCAGCGACACGGAGTCGCACGCGACACGCTCCACGACGGAGCGCTCCGGCGTGACGACCGTCAGCGTGAGGTGGCCGGGCTCCGCCACGGCCTCAGGCCTCGCCCGCCTTCTTCATCCTCTCGTAGCGCTCGAGGACGTCCTCGATCGTCCCCTGCAGGAGGAACGCCTGCTCGGGCACCTCGTCGTGCTTGCCCTCGACGATCTCCTTGAACGAGCGGATGGTGTCGGCGATCTTGACGTACTTGCCGGGCAGGCCGGTGAACTGCTCGGCGACGTGGAAGGGCTGCGAGAGGAACCGCTGGATCTTCCGGGCCCGCGCGACGACGAGCTTGTCGTCCTCCGAGAGCTCGTCGATGCCGAGGATCGCGATGATGTCCTGCAGGTCCTTGTACTTCTGGAGGATCTGCTGGACCTGCCGGGCCACGGCGTAGTGCTCCTCGCCGACGGTCATCGGCGAGAGGATCTTCGACGTCGAGGCGAGCGGGTCGACGGCCGGGTAGATGCCGAGCTCGGCGATCTGCCGCGAGAGGACCGTCGTCGCGTCGAGGTGGGCGAACGCGGTGGCCGGGGCCGGGTCGGTCAGGTCGTCGGCCGGGACGTAGATCGCCTGGACCGACGTGATCGAGCCCTTCTTCGTCGAGGTGATCCGCTCCTGCAGCTCGCCCATCTCGGTCGCGAGGTTCGGCTGGTAGCCGACGGCGGAGGGCATGCGCCCGAGGAGGGCCGAGACCTCCGAGCCCGCCTGCGTGAAGCGGAAGATGTTGTCGATGAAGAGGAGGACGTCCTTCCCCTCGGTGTCGCGAAACCACTCGGCGACGGTGAGGCCCGTCAGGCCGACGCGCAGGCGCGCCCCCGGCGGCTCGGTCATCTGCCCGTAGATGAGCGAGCACTTGGACTTCTTCCAGTCGTGCGGGTCGATGACGCCCGACTCGGTCATCTCGAGCCAGAGGTCGTTGCCCTCGCGGGTCCGCTCGCCGACGCCGGCGAAGACGGAGTAGCCGCCCGCCGCCTTGGCGACGTTGTTGATCAGCTCCTGGATGAGGACGGTCTTGCCGACGCCCGCGCCGCCGAAGAGGCCCGTCTTGCCCCCCTTCGTGTACGGCTCGAGGAGGTCGATGACCTTGATGCCCGTCTCGAACATCTCGACGGAGGTCTTCTGCTCGTCGTAGGCGGGCGCGTGGCGGTGGATCGGCCAGCGCTCCTTCGTGTTCACGGGCCCGAGCCCGTCGACCGGCTCGCCGATGACGTTCAGGATCCGCCCGAGCGTCTCGGGTCCGACCGGGACCGTGATCGGCTGCCCGAGGTCGAGGGCCCTCATCCCGCGGACGAGGCCGTCCGCCGGCTTCATCGAGATGCAGCGGACCCGGTTCTCGCCGAGGTGCTGGGCGACCTCGGTCATCAGGTCGATCGGGATCGTGGAGAGGCCGTCCGGGTCGGTGATGTGGACGGCGTTCAGGATGGACGGCAGGTGCCCGCCCGGGAACTCCACGTCGACGGTGGCGCCGATGACCTGGACGACTTTGCCTTCGATGGCCATGTTCTACCTCTGCGGCCGGCGGGGCCGGGAGCACTCGTGGGACGGGAACGTGGAGCGAGATCTCATTTCAGCGCTTCTGCCCCGGAGACGATCTCGATGAGCTCCTTCGTGATCTTCGCCTGGCGCGCCCGGTTGTAGGTGAGGGTGAGCGAGTCGATCATCTCGCCCGCGTTCTTCGTCGCCGACTCCATCGCCGTCATCCGCGCGGCGTTCTCGGCCGCGTTCGACTCGAGCAGGACCCGGAACAGCTGGAACTCGACGTGCCGCGGGAGGAGCCGCCCGAGGATGACGTCCGGCCCCGGCTCGAAGATGTAGTCGGTTCCGCCTTCGTTCGCCCCGAGCTCGCCGAGCTCGATCGGGAGGAGGCGCTTCACGCCGACGATCTGCGAGATGACGCTCTTGAACTCGTTGAAGACGACGTAGACCGCGTCGACCTCGCCCTGGGTGAAGCGGGCGGCGAGGGAGCGGGCGACCTCGGCGGCCGTGTCGTAGCCGAACCGCTGGAAGAGGCCGGGTCGGGCTTCGAGGATGGGCACCGTCCTGCGCTTCCAGAAGTCGGTCCCCTTGCGGCCCAGCGTCACGAGAGAGACCTCGACACCGGCCTTCTTCTTCTCGCGGACGAAGGCTCCGGCCGCCCTGTTCACGTTCGTGTTGAATGCGCCGCAGAGCCCCTTGTCGCCCGTGACGACGACGAGGACGACCTTCTTCTCCTCGCGCTGGGCCAGGAGCGGATGGGCCGGGGCGCCGTCCTCGCGGGGCGGGATGCGCCCCGTCACGGAGGCGAGGGTCGCTCCGAGCGTCGCGGCGTAGGGGCGCGCGGCGATGACCCGCTCCTGGGACCGGCGGAGCTTCGACGCGGCGACCATCTTCATCGCCTTCGTGATCTGCTGCGTCGACTTGACGCTGCGGATCCGCCGCCGGATGTCGATCAGGTTCGGCATGGCGTTTCCGGCGTCAGGCCTTCGCGCTCGGGTTGTCGGCGAGGAAGAGCTTCTTGGCCTCCGAGACGGCGGCCGCCAGCCCTTCCTCGAGCTCCTTCGTCATCTTCTTGGCGACGCGGACCTCGTCGAGGAGGGCGGTGCGCTCGGAGGTGAGGTACCGGTGGAGGACCTTCTCGAAGGGGAGGACCGCCTCGACGCGCAGGTCGTCGAGGAAGCCCTTCGTTCCGGCGAAGACCGAGGCGACCTGGAGCGCGACGTCCATCGGGACGAAGACGTTCTGCTTGAGGATCTCGGTGAGGCGCTTGCCGCGGTTCAGCTGGCTCTGGGTCGCCTTGTCGAGGTCGGAGCCGAACTGCGCGAAGGCGGCGAGCTCGCGGTACTGGGCGAGGTCGAGGCGGAGCGTGCCGGAGACCGTCCGCATCGCGCGGACCTGCGCCGAGCCGCCGACGCGGGAGACCGAGATGCCGACGTTGATGGCCGGCCGCTGGCCCGCGTAGAAGAGGTCCGACTCGAGGAAGATCTGGCCGTCGGTGATCGAGATGACGTTCGTCGGGATGTAGGCCGAGACGTCGTTCGCCTGCGTCTCGATGATCGGGAGCGCCGTCAGCGACCCGCCGCCGAGCTCGTCGTTCAGCTTCGAGGCGCGCTCGAGCAGGCGGCTGTGGAGGTAGAAGACGTCGCCGGGATACGCCTCGCGGCCCGGCGGGCGGCGCAGGAGGAGCGAAATCTCGCGGTACGAGGCCGCCTGCTTGGAGAGGTCGTCGTAGATCACGAGGACGTGTCCGCCGGGGTTGTCCTTGCTGGCGGGCTTGCCGTCCTTGCCGGTGAACTGGAAGTACTCGCCCATCGCGCAGCCGGCGTAGGGGGCGATGTACTGGAGCGGGGCCGGGTCGGAGGCGCTCGCGGCGACGATGATCGTGTGCTCCATCGCGCCGTTGGCCTCGAGCGTCTGGACGACCTGCGCGACGGTCGAGCTCTTCTGCCCGATCGCGACGTAGATGCAGACGACGCCCTTGCCCTTCTGGTTGATGATCGCGTCGAGCGCGACGGAGGTCTTGCCCGTCTGGCGGTCGCCGATGATCAGCTCGCGCTGGCCGCGGCCGATCGGGATCATCGCGTCGATCGCCTTGAGCCCCGTCTGCATCGGCTCCTTGACGGGCTGCCGGTCGACGACGCCCGGTGCGATCCGCTCGTTCGGGTAGTACGCCGCCGCCTCGATCGGCCCCTTGCCGTCGAGCGGCTGGCCGAGCGGGTCGACGACGCGGCCGATGACCGCCGGGCCGACCGGGACGGAGATGATCCGCTTCGTCCGGCGGACCTCGTGCCCCTCGCGGATCTTCGACGTGTCGCCCATGAGGACGCAGCCGACGTCTTCCTCCTCGAGGTTCAGGGCGAGACCGAAGACGTCGTTGGGAAACTCCAGGAGCTCGCCCGCCATGACCTTGTCGAGGCCGTAGACGCGGGCGATGCCGTCGCCGACGGAGAGGACGGTCCCGACCTCGGCGGTGTCGATGCCGCGGTCGAGCCCGGCGAGCTGCGCCTTGATGAGCTGCGTGATTTCGCGTGCGCTGATGTCGGTCATTGCGGCGTCTCTTTCCTCGTCCTGTGGTGGATCACGCGGCCCCGGAGGCGCCCTCCAGGGCCTTTCGCGCCCGCGTGAGCCGGTGCGAAAGGGAGGCGTCGAAGACCTCGCTCCCGAGACGGACGACGAAGCCCGACAGGAGCGAGGGGTCGAGTTCGGTGCGGAGCCTCACGCGCGTCCCTGTGCGCGCCTCGAGGGCCTCGCGGATCCCCTTCTCGGCATCCTCGCCGAGCGGTGCGACGGACCGGACCGTCGCCTGGACGACGCCCCGCTCCACGTCGAGCTGCTCGCGGATCGCCTCGAGGACGTTCGCGAGCTTCAGGATGCGCCCACGATCCAGGAGCGCTCGCAGAAGGCGCCCCGCGACCTCGGGCGCCTTTGCGGTTTCCGCGAGGGCCGCGACGAGGCCCCGCTTCTGGGTCCGGCCGTACCCGGGATTCGCGAGGAAGTCGCGGAGCTCCTCGGAGCCCTGGAGCGCCCGGGCGACCGTGTCGAGGGACGGGAGGAGCGCTTCGACGGCGTCGGGCGACCCGGCGACCGCGAAGAGGGCGTCGACGTAGGGCCTCGCGAAGGCGGAACCGGCGGCCTTCATCGGGCGTCTCCGGCGAGGTTCTTGACGCCTTCGGCGACGAGTCTCGTCTGGTCGTCGGGCGTCACGTTCTTCACGACGAGCTCCCGGGCGAGCTCGACGGCGAGGTCCGCAGCGTAGGCCGTGAGCTCGTTTCGCGCCGACCGCACCCTGGCGTCGAGCTCTGCGCGCGTGCGCGCGACGACCCGCTCGCTCTCCTCGACGGCCCGGGCGGCGATCTCCTTCTCCTCCGCCACGGCCTGCTCCCGCGCGTGGAGCCTGAGCGCCTCGATCTCGGCTTCGATCTTCACGAGGCGCTCGCCGACCTCCCGGGCCAGAGTCTGGGCCCGGTCGCGGTCTTCTTCCGCCTTGCGCAGCGTTTCGGCGACGTCGAGGCGCCGCTTCTCGAAGAACTGCCCCAGCGGCTTGCGGAGGAGCCAGACGAGGAGCGCGATGAACGCGAGGAAGTTCAGCGTCTGCCAGAAGGGGTAGGGAAGGCCGAGGAAGGTGGCCGGGCCCTCCGCTCCGCCGGCAAGGAGACGCGCGAGCAGCGAGGCCGGCATCAGGCCACCTTTCGTCCGAGGGCGTAGCTCGCGATCTCGCCGGCGATCGCCTTCGTCTCCGCGCCGAGCTGCTGGCGCGCGGCGAGCACCTCGCGTTCGAGATTCGCCTGCGCCTCTCGCGCCACGACCCGCGACTTCTCCCGGGCCTCTTCGAGGAGCGCCTGTCGGCGTTCACCGGCGGCCGCCCGGGCGGCCTCCCGGTGCGCGAGCGCCTCGCGCCTGGCCTCCGTGAGGCGGCGGTCGAGGTCGACGGCGACCTCTCGCTGCCTCTCGAGGGCCGCTTCCGAGGCCGCGCGCGCGGCATCGACGCGTTGCTCCCGCGCGGCCAGGACGGCGCCGAGCGGCGACAACAGGAATTTCCTCAGGACCAGGTAGGTGGCCCAGAAGATGATGACGACGAGAAAAAGGGAGAGGTCGGGCAGTTGCATCGCTCGTTCCGCTCTCAGGGGCCGCTGCGGGGTCCGCCCCCGGGCGCACCGCGATCCGGAACTCCGCACGGGGGCCGTGTTTATGCCACAGGGAGGCCGTGCCGGTCAACGCAAGGGCCCCGGGGCGGAGCTACCATGCGCCGCTGGAGCGGCCGGCGGATGGCGAACCAAGAACAGATCGATCGATTGAAAAAGGCGTTTCGGGTCGCCAGCGCGGCCTGGGACCGGGCGGCGGAACGGACGGTCCCAGGCGAGATCGCCTGTCGCGCGGGCTGCTTCGGGTGTTGCGTCGGTCTCTTCGACATCTCCCTTTCTGAAGCGGTGCTCGTGCGAGAGGGCGTCGCCCGGCTCACCGTCGGAGACCGGGAGGACGTCATCGGCCGGGCTCGGCGCATCGTCGAGGAGTCCGCGACGGCCTTTCCCGGGGACCCGCGCACCGGTTTGCTCGACCCCGATCGCAGCGAGGACGCCGACGACGACTACTTCGCCGTCGTGGCCGATCGCGCCTGCCCGATGCTGGAGCTTCCTTCGGGACGCTGCCGCATCTACGAAGAGCGGCCGATCACCTGCCGCACCTACGGGTTCGCCTGGTCGCGGGACGGCGCCGTCTTTCACCCGCCGTGCGGCCTGAACCTCCCCGGAGCCTCCGGGGAGCGCCAGCTGGAGACGTCTGTCGACATCGACGTCCTCGACCAGGCCGAGGACGTCGCCGCTGAGCTCGCCACCGGGCTTGGGATCGAGCCGGGTTGCGAGACGACGATTCCGCACGCCGTCCTCGGGACCGCGTTCGGGCCGGCGCCCGGCTGATCAGCTTTTCTTCGGCGCGGGGGAGACCGAGATCGCGGGGATGGCCGGGTCCGAAGCGGTACCGGGCGCCCGGCCGACCTGCGGTCCGGTCTCGACCGGCCCCTGGATCACGGCACCGTCCTCGACGAGGAGCGAGGGCGTGTGAATCTCGGCCTGGAGGCGCGCCCCCGCGTGGACCTCGACCCGCTCGCGGGCGTAGATCACGCCGCGGACGTTTCCGGAGACCGAGAGGCGACCGACGTGGATCTCGGCGTCGATCGCGGCGCCGTCCCCGATGATCAGTTCGTTCTTCGTGACGACCTTCCCTTTCAGGACGCCGTCGATCCGGAACGTGTCTTCGAACGTGAGGGTCCCCTCGAAGCGGGCTCCCCTGTCGAGAAAGCCGTTGAGGGTGCCGCCCCCCTTCCGCCCGCCGATCACCCGCCCCCTCCGACGAGTCGCTCGAAGAGGCCGATGAGCTGCTCCTCGGAGTAGAAGGAGAGGCGGACCTCGCCCCCCTTCTTCCGGCGCCGGATTTCGACCTTGGTCCCGAGGGACCGCTGGAGCCTCTGCTCGGCATCCCGGGTGTCGGGGTCGTTGTCGGGACCGCTCGCCTTCTTCTTCGGCGCACCCTCGAGGACCTCCTGGACCCGCGCTTCGGCCGCCCGGACCGAAAGACCCCTGCGAATGAACTCCCTCGCGAGGGTTTCCTGGTCGGCGGCCGACGGGAGCGAGAGGAGAGTGCGGGCATGACCGGCCGACAGGAGCCCGTCCTCGACCTGGGCGCGGACCTCCGCCGGGAGCTTGAGAAGCCGCATGGCGTTCGAGACCGTGGTCCGGTCCTTCCCCACCCGCTCGGCGATCTCGTCCTGGGTCATCCCGAACTTGTCCTTCAGGTGCCAGTACGACTCCGCCTCTTCCATCGCGGTCAGGTCGCGGCGCTGGATGTTCTCGATGAGCGCGACGAGGAGATGGTCTCGATCCTCGAGCCCCTCCTTGACGAGGACCGGGACGCGGGTGAGGCCCGCGAGGCGGGCGGCCCGGACCCGGCGCTCTCCTGCCAGGATCCGGAAGCGGTCGGCATCGCGGGTGACGAGGATCGGCTGGAGGATCCCGGTCTCCTTGATCGAGCGGGCCAGCTCCTCGAGACCGTCGTCGTCGAACCTCCGGCGCGGCTGCTGGCGATTCGCCTCGAGGTGATCGAGGTCGACCATCTGGACCGAGACACCTGGCCGGGATTCGGGGGTGCCGGGTCTCGCCGCCGGGATGAGGGCGGAGAGTCCTTTTCCGAGGGCGGGTCTCTTCGTCACGGCTTCCCTCCGTTCCCCCCGGCGAGGTCGCGCCGCAGGAGCTCTCGCGCGATGGCGAGATACGCCTCCGCCCCGCGGGATCGGATGTCGTAGAGAAAGATCGGCTTTCCGAACGACGGGGCCTCCCCGAGGCGCACGTTCCGGGGCACCGCGGGTTCGAGGAAGGCGGCGCCGAAGTACCGGCGGATCTCGTCCAGGACCTGGCGGGACAGGTTCAACCGCTCGTCCCACATGGTCGCGACGACCCCGGCGATTCCGAGGCGGGGATTCAGGTTCTCGCGAACCCTCTCGATCGTCGCGACGAGCTCTGAGACCCCCTCGAGCGCGTAGTACTCGCACTGGATCGGAACGATGACCCCGTCGACGGCCGTGAGGGCGTTCAGGGTCAGGAGCCCGAGGGACGGGGGACAGTCGACTATGACGTAGTCGAAGTCGTCCTCGAGGGCGTCGAGCCTCCCGGCGAGGAGGTACTCCCGGTTCTCGACGTTCACGAGCTCGATCTCGGCCCCGACGAGCTCGCGGGAGGCGGGAACGAGGGTCAGAAGCGGGAGCGCCGTCGTCCGCGCGACCTCGCTCCAGGACGCGTTGCCGAGAATCCAGTCGTAGACGGTCCTCTCGAGCTCCCCTTTGTCGATCCCGAGGCCGCCCGTCGTGTTCCCTTGCGGGTCGAAGTCGACCAGGAGGACCCGTTTCTCGAGGATCGCGAGGGCGGCGGCGAGACTGATCGCCGTCGTCGTCTTGCCCACCCCCCCCTTCTGGTTCGCCACCGCAAGACGTTTCACGTGAAACACTCCACCCGCGCGATGCCGCGTCGGTCCGCCCCCGGACTCTTCATAAAGCGGACGATCGCCCCGGGCAGCGCCCGCCGGACATCCTCGAGGAGGGGTTCGCTCGTCCAGAGAAGGGCAACGGCCCCTCGCGCGAGGGCCGGTCGGGCCGCGCGGACGATCTCCCCGGCGCTGGCGACGGCGCGACTCGTCAGGAGATGGCAGGGCGGGACGTGTCTCATCAACGCAAGCGCGGGACCGGGGAATCTAGCGTTCACCACCCGGGCCGTCAATCCAAGGGCCCCGA
Above is a genomic segment from Holophagales bacterium containing:
- the bshC gene encoding bacillithiol biosynthesis BshC — protein: MTVALERLPGIPRLALGHATGEPDVTRFLGERATAPAIAARAAAVLEAFSPRGGADPALAELAAGRRAGVFTGQQAGLLTGPLLTTVKALAAVKIAEALTPLGTDLSPVFWCATEDHDLVEVTRVPLPGPDGAQEEGPDPEPLSRNRRPVGALPIEVDVAALLERARSGTGALADEESLAALRAAHEGASYREAFVASLSWLLDEPSLLFADAARPEEKPILVPLAVRLVRERAEVRRLLAGRAAQLAAAGHAPQVVSESESLPLFALVDGERLLLRERDGRLELKGRDGERFDAEDVVARFESGEWLPSFSALTRPLAASTLYPVAATVLGPAELAYWAQMLPLFEWAGIVPPVLVARPMAALVTASERRSLEKLGLGLGDLFAGTDALLAARGAAREGALLADLAGVRDAALAALADLAPRLAAVEPGLGKPLETTRENLRFSLDKLLERTRAAAGRANETEARQLRRLASALAPGGRPAERVYGPLPWLLRYGRAGLVGPLREQLRWDVAGLQEIVL
- a CDS encoding class I SAM-dependent methyltransferase — protein: MSTETDRDPWYASWFGEEYLALYPDRDDLEAERQAQFVYGLLGPYAAKGRGGILDLACGTGRHAVVLSRHGTLVTGVDLSATLLARAKARRADPAPGFVRANMLRLPFVRRSFGAVVNFFTSFGYFDDAADDLRVVGEIGRVLAPGGAFLSDVFNASRVLSTLVSREEKTVAGERVSIRRRYDAATRRIEKEITMGTGPQARTFRERVRVYMRDELEALHGEAGLRVTAAFGDFDGSPFDARRSPRLILLAVSGAAR
- the atpC gene encoding ATP synthase F1 subunit epsilon, whose product is MAEPGHLTLTVVTPERSVVERVACDSVSLPGELGELGILPGHTPLVALLGVGRVTWTDGGKKTAVAVRGGFVEVAGDAVRVLADLAAEKDGIDATAAREAQSEGEVRRLGVVGQEELDAVNADVAFAEAKIAVVQGG
- the atpD gene encoding F0F1 ATP synthase subunit beta, with the translated sequence MAIEGKVVQVIGATVDVEFPGGHLPSILNAVHITDPDGLSTIPIDLMTEVAQHLGENRVRCISMKPADGLVRGMRALDLGQPITVPVGPETLGRILNVIGEPVDGLGPVNTKERWPIHRHAPAYDEQKTSVEMFETGIKVIDLLEPYTKGGKTGLFGGAGVGKTVLIQELINNVAKAAGGYSVFAGVGERTREGNDLWLEMTESGVIDPHDWKKSKCSLIYGQMTEPPGARLRVGLTGLTVAEWFRDTEGKDVLLFIDNIFRFTQAGSEVSALLGRMPSAVGYQPNLATEMGELQERITSTKKGSITSVQAIYVPADDLTDPAPATAFAHLDATTVLSRQIAELGIYPAVDPLASTSKILSPMTVGEEHYAVARQVQQILQKYKDLQDIIAILGIDELSEDDKLVVARARKIQRFLSQPFHVAEQFTGLPGKYVKIADTIRSFKEIVEGKHDEVPEQAFLLQGTIEDVLERYERMKKAGEA
- the atpG gene encoding ATP synthase F1 subunit gamma, which translates into the protein MPNLIDIRRRIRSVKSTQQITKAMKMVAASKLRRSQERVIAARPYAATLGATLASVTGRIPPREDGAPAHPLLAQREEKKVVLVVVTGDKGLCGAFNTNVNRAAGAFVREKKKAGVEVSLVTLGRKGTDFWKRRTVPILEARPGLFQRFGYDTAAEVARSLAARFTQGEVDAVYVVFNEFKSVISQIVGVKRLLPIELGELGANEGGTDYIFEPGPDVILGRLLPRHVEFQLFRVLLESNAAENAARMTAMESATKNAGEMIDSLTLTYNRARQAKITKELIEIVSGAEALK
- a CDS encoding F0F1 ATP synthase subunit alpha translates to MTDISAREITQLIKAQLAGLDRGIDTAEVGTVLSVGDGIARVYGLDKVMAGELLEFPNDVFGLALNLEEEDVGCVLMGDTSKIREGHEVRRTKRIISVPVGPAVIGRVVDPLGQPLDGKGPIEAAAYYPNERIAPGVVDRQPVKEPMQTGLKAIDAMIPIGRGQRELIIGDRQTGKTSVALDAIINQKGKGVVCIYVAIGQKSSTVAQVVQTLEANGAMEHTIIVAASASDPAPLQYIAPYAGCAMGEYFQFTGKDGKPASKDNPGGHVLVIYDDLSKQAASYREISLLLRRPPGREAYPGDVFYLHSRLLERASKLNDELGGGSLTALPIIETQANDVSAYIPTNVISITDGQIFLESDLFYAGQRPAINVGISVSRVGGSAQVRAMRTVSGTLRLDLAQYRELAAFAQFGSDLDKATQSQLNRGKRLTEILKQNVFVPMDVALQVASVFAGTKGFLDDLRVEAVLPFEKVLHRYLTSERTALLDEVRVAKKMTKELEEGLAAAVSEAKKLFLADNPSAKA
- the atpH gene encoding ATP synthase F1 subunit delta — encoded protein: MKAAGSAFARPYVDALFAVAGSPDAVEALLPSLDTVARALQGSEELRDFLANPGYGRTQKRGLVAALAETAKAPEVAGRLLRALLDRGRILKLANVLEAIREQLDVERGVVQATVRSVAPLGEDAEKGIREALEARTGTRVRLRTELDPSLLSGFVVRLGSEVFDASLSHRLTRARKALEGASGAA
- the atpF gene encoding F0F1 ATP synthase subunit B, with the protein product MPASLLARLLAGGAEGPATFLGLPYPFWQTLNFLAFIALLVWLLRKPLGQFFEKRRLDVAETLRKAEEDRDRAQTLAREVGERLVKIEAEIEALRLHAREQAVAEEKEIAARAVEESERVVARTRAELDARVRSARNELTAYAADLAVELARELVVKNVTPDDQTRLVAEGVKNLAGDAR
- a CDS encoding YkgJ family cysteine cluster protein → MKKAFRVASAAWDRAAERTVPGEIACRAGCFGCCVGLFDISLSEAVLVREGVARLTVGDREDVIGRARRIVEESATAFPGDPRTGLLDPDRSEDADDDYFAVVADRACPMLELPSGRCRIYEERPITCRTYGFAWSRDGAVFHPPCGLNLPGASGERQLETSVDIDVLDQAEDVAAELATGLGIEPGCETTIPHAVLGTAFGPAPG
- a CDS encoding polymer-forming cytoskeletal protein, which encodes MIGGRKGGGTLNGFLDRGARFEGTLTFEDTFRIDGVLKGKVVTKNELIIGDGAAIDAEIHVGRLSVSGNVRGVIYARERVEVHAGARLQAEIHTPSLLVEDGAVIQGPVETGPQVGRAPGTASDPAIPAISVSPAPKKS
- a CDS encoding ParB/RepB/Spo0J family partition protein, which encodes MTKRPALGKGLSALIPAARPGTPESRPGVSVQMVDLDHLEANRQQPRRRFDDDGLEELARSIKETGILQPILVTRDADRFRILAGERRVRAARLAGLTRVPVLVKEGLEDRDHLLVALIENIQRRDLTAMEEAESYWHLKDKFGMTQDEIAERVGKDRTTVSNAMRLLKLPAEVRAQVEDGLLSAGHARTLLSLPSAADQETLAREFIRRGLSVRAAEARVQEVLEGAPKKKASGPDNDPDTRDAEQRLQRSLGTKVEIRRRKKGGEVRLSFYSEEQLIGLFERLVGGGG